Below is a window of Solanum stenotomum isolate F172 chromosome 7, ASM1918654v1, whole genome shotgun sequence DNA.
tagattttcaaaatttgatcaaattttatGGGCAAACAGATATATgaagataaaattttaaatctatGTTTCTCTATggtgtaactttttttttttgtttaatggAATTTGATATTGAACTGTAGATTGTAGCTTCATTTTCGATGTTCAAGggtttttcaattaaaataaaaggagtgaATTTGATTCTACTATGGTTTTGCTATTTGTGCATAAATTCCTTCCAAATTTCTATTTTGATTGGGGAGAAGGATATGTGCCTGTCTATTACTtagaggaaaatgaaatttagtGTGAATTTGTATTGGCATGGATCCATAACGTTTTAGATGCATAATCTTGTAGTTTCATGGAGGTTGAAAAACCAGAGTTACCATTTTTAATAGATTAATCATCAGAAAACAAACAGGTATACTTTTTCGAAAGTTCAGGAGATAAAAAGAtcttatagtttttttttcttcttttcttgcCTTGTTTTTTTTCCAGCTTGGTAGTTGAGATGTTTAACAATGGAAATGAATGTGAATAATACCATAATTATGTAGGAGCAGTCCCTCTGGAGAAATCCTATAATAGAGCAAACATCAAAAATAGCTTGGAGTTGGAGAAATGCTCTACTTGATTTCTTGTTATTCATTCTTCTGTAATTCCTTCCATACTACTATGAAAGCTTGGATATTGTAGACAGAGAATTCAAATAAACTATTCCTTCCGTCGGAAGATCAAGAAATtgctactccctccgtttcattaTACTTGGCACAAAAtggatttttctttttactagTCCATTTTAGCAAACCAAGagaattttattgttttctttccATACTACCCTTAGTACTCTCTCTAgtccatattaagtgaatttttaggggtaattgttcaaagttcaacATAATTGTTTGAACTTTTTTCCATATTTGCCCTTCTCTTTAATGAGGTTCTTAGCTATACTTTATATTTTCTAGGATATAAATTGCACTACTTACAAAGTTGTATTTACGATTTCACTTTgaatcataaatataactttgtaaGTAGTGCAATTTATCTCCTAGAAAATGTAAATATAGCTAAGAACCTCATTAAAGGAAAGGACAAATATAGAAAAAAGTTTAAACAATTATCTTGAACTTTGtataattcacttattttgaactacGAAAAAAATCCCAAATATGTCACTTAATATGGACTAGAGAGAGTACCACCTTATGAATTTCATTTTCTCAAtctatatttgaaattgaaaagtgAATTAAGAGATGAgatttcatggatttgatgttGAAGACTGCTGAAATAGTTCACTACTTTGATGTTGAAGACTCTGTTGATGCTGTAGAAATTTTCTGGTTGAATTTTGAGGTTTACTATTGTGctgaaattttcaatttagaAGTTTGGCTCCAATAGTACAAACTTTTCCTCATGAAACTAATGTCAATCGCTTCAATACAAAACCAAAAGTTTGATGTCAAGCAATGTAAAAATTTTACGTCGGGATTTCAAATTGCTTGCTTAACTTCTACAAGTAATTATCATAATCAAATCACAAACCCTTTTGAGTAATGACTCTTTCTACTTTTAAGAATAGTTTGGGAATAAGCAAAAGGGCAATAGTGGAAAGTAGACTTTGAATTATGTCcttgaatgtttttcttaagGGGTGAGCCAAATCCAAAAATTTCGCTTATTATGGACTAGAGGAAGTATTAAATAACCACATATTGTAGTAGTAGTCAAATTTAGAGTTTCAACGTCATTAATAAGGTTAGTATAAATACACCCCTATAAAAGCTTTCTTAAGTGTTGTGCCTAATCAGCATGGgtcaagtaaaatgaaacagaGGACATATTATTTTAGAATAACTGTGACAGCGTAGGAAGCTTCTAAATCTTTCCTTAAACTGCTAACGAGTGGTAATATTAAAAACACAGATCAGTCTTTTGGTTGCAATGATCAGGAAACTTGTATAACCGTAAAAGCAATAACTAACAAATGTCTGTCCACCGCTAATGTTTATTAATGTCTcttcattcattattttttcccTCGAACTGTGATAAGCAAATGGGTGCACTGCACGACAAAGATGTCGTGGACAATGGTGTATGCATTTTTTGTCGTAGCTTTATTGTGTGTTTTACTATTTCTGAGGAACCATTCCTCATTCTGTCTTTTTCAGATTCTTTGGACGAAACGAGATAATGGAATCCTGTGATTGCATTGAGGCTTTACTGCCAACTGGTGACCTGCTGGTTAAATACCAATACCTCTCAGATTTCTTCATTGCTGTAGCCTACTTTTCCATCCCATTGGAGCTTATTTATTTTGTCCACAAATCTGCATGCTTCCCATACAGATGGGTTCTCATGCAATTTGGCGCTTTTATTGTTCTCTGTGGAGCAACTCACTTCATTAGCTTGTGGACATTCTTTATGCACTCTAAGACGGTTGCTGTGGTTATGACCATATCAAAAATGTTAACAGCTGCTGTGTCCTGTATCACAGCTTTGATGCTTGTTCACATTATTCCTGATTTGCTAAGTGTTAAAACGCGAGAGTTGTTCTTGAAAACTCGAGCTGAAGAGCTTGACAAGGAAATGGGCCTAATAATAAGACAAGAAGAAACTGGCAGACATGTCAGGATGCTGACTCATGAGATAAGAAGCACACTGGACAGACACACAATCTTGAAGACTACTCTTGTGGAGCTAGGTAGGACCTTAGACCTGGCAGAATGTGCTTTGTGGATGCCATGCCAAGGAGGCCTGACTTTGCAACTTTCCCATAATTTGAACAATCTAATACCTCTGGGATCTACTGTGCCAATTAATCTTCCTATTATCAATGAGATTTTTAGTAGCCCTGAAGCAATACAGATTCCACATACGAATCCCTTGGCAAGGATGAGGAATACTGTTGGTAGATATATTCCACCAGAAGTAGTTGCTGTTCGTGTACCTCTTTTACACCTCTCAAGTTTTACTAATGACTGGGCTGAATTGTCTACTAGAAGTTATGCGGTAATGGTTCTGGTTCTCCCAATGAATGGCTTAAGAAAGTGGCGTGAACATGAGTTAGAACTTGTGCAAGTTGTCGCAGATCAGGTTTTAATTGCTAACTTTATCTTATTACTCACTGGTTAATATGGCGAGTTTCTAGGCAGGTCAGTGATGTGTAGAAAGTTCAGTATGGTCTAAAAAAGATGTTTTTCATGCATTAGTTTTTAGCAAATGAAAgttgtctttcttttttttggaatcAAGACAAAtgaccacataaaatgggaaatGATGAAGGTCTTGCACAATTACTTTATTTTACTCCTAAAGTGTTGTACTTTATTCACCGGAGCATCTATTTCCACTTTTGATACACTTCTCCGCACTATCTCTAATGTATTCACTTGCTTAGGCTATATTATCCTCGTCTTAATGGGTGTTATGAACTTATAATGCTAGATGCACAATGTCGGTAACTATTACTTTCCAATGAGAGCACATGGACTTTGTGTCGCTTCTTGATAAGCTGCGTGATTTTCTCCTTTCCAATTCTTTGTCCAGAATCTTTTTGGTAAGGTTATGCCCTATGTTACTTGGACTCTAGTGTCAATATCTGATATAGGTACGGATCTAGAAGTCAAATTCttcattatataaattttaggaTTCAGGGGTATTGATACGGGTGCTGCGATATGGTCAATAATTGTATATCACgacatattaaatataaattttgattaattaaagttATTGAACTAGGAATGACAAAATTTAATTCTTTATAAACACCCAATATAGTCGTAAGATGTCTCGTTTAATAGCAAATTCATACGTGATATAACCATATATATGACAAACccaaaaatcaaaccaaataccCAATCAATCTATACACCTCAGTCGTAGATGTAGTCAAAGCACCCAAAGTTAGTTTGCCAACTCCTGTGTCAATCCCACACCCACGCCAACAGGGTTTGGTAGGGATTTAAAGAGTCTATGCAACATAGATATTTcaattaaattctaattttggaAGCCTTATTATGACTTGAAACTCCTTGCTGAAGCAGCCATTGAATGAATAGGTAATGCATACCGTGAACATGCATTCCACCGTCCAATTTATTGATAATTTACCAATAAGAAGTTTCTTCAGTAGTACCCCCAAATAAATGTTTAAGGTGTGGATAGTGTTGCCTGTAAATAAATCATTAAAGATAGTCACATAATATTGCCATGGTTTTTGCTAGAGAGAGATGAGAAGGAGAAAGAAGACAGAACTAATAGATAAGTGATATGAGAGATGAGTTTCCATTCTTTTACTTACCTCTTTTTAATTTACTTGGAACTGAAAGAAACAGTGGAGCATAGAGTTTCAACCTAAGAATGATTATTTCTGTTTGTAATCATCATGGGCAATTTTGTCTACAGATAAATGCATTAATTGCAGTGTGAGTAAGGATGTTTAGGTGCGTTAATAGCCGCTCTCTTTGGTCAATTGGATTCTActtcattattaaatttatGCTGGTTCTTTGTCCAATCTTTGCCCTTGCTTTCTGCCTTGCGCTCTGAAGATACTTTGTATTAGCAACCCTAACAGAACAAGGCTGCTATATGTTGTTTACTCCATAACACAAATTAGAACTTGTCCATATCAGTTTTGAATTAGAATTCTGTCATTTTAAGTGCAATCCTGTAATTGTAATAGAACAAGGCTGCTATATGTCATTATCTGAAGAACAGAAATTAGAACTTCTGCATTTGATTTCTTCTTAGCATTGTCATTTTAAGTAAGTGCAATTGCTTATCAGGTTGCTGTCGCTCTTTCACATGCTGCAATTTTAGAAGATTCCATGCGAGCCCATGATCAGCTCATGGAACAGAATATTGCTTTGGATGTAGCTCGACAAGAAGCAGAGATGGCCATCCGTGCACGTAACGACTTCCTTGCTGTAATGAACCATGAAATGAGAACGCCTATGCATGCAGTTATTGCTCTGTGCTCTCTGCTTTTAGAAACAGACTTAACTCCAGAGCAGAGGGTTATGATCGAGACCATATTGAAGAGTAGCAATCTTCTTGCAACACTGATTAATGATGTTCTAGATCTTTCTAGACTTGAAGATGGTATTCTTGAACTCGAAAATGGAACATTCAATCTTCATGGAATCTTAAGAGAGGTATATGACGACAAACCTATTACCTATGCATATCTAGCATACACTGGTAACATGTAAATTTTCTCTAGTAAATAGGTAGCATGAATTCATTTTTTACATTGATTTGCAGGCCGTTAATTTGATAAAGCCAATTGCATCTTTGAAGAAATTATCTATAACTCTTGCTTTGGCTCTGGATTTACCTATTCTTGCTGTGGGTGATGCAAAACGTCTTATCCAAATTCTCTTAAATGTGGCGGGAAATGCTGTGAAGTTCACTAAAGAAGGTCATATCTCAATTGAGGCTTCAGTTGCCAAACCAGAGTATGCGAGAGAT
It encodes the following:
- the LOC125870497 gene encoding probable ethylene response sensor 1; its protein translation is MESCDCIEALLPTGDLLVKYQYLSDFFIAVAYFSIPLELIYFVHKSACFPYRWVLMQFGAFIVLCGATHFISLWTFFMHSKTVAVVMTISKMLTAAVSCITALMLVHIIPDLLSVKTRELFLKTRAEELDKEMGLIIRQEETGRHVRMLTHEIRSTLDRHTILKTTLVELGRTLDLAECALWMPCQGGLTLQLSHNLNNLIPLGSTVPINLPIINEIFSSPEAIQIPHTNPLARMRNTVGRYIPPEVVAVRVPLLHLSSFTNDWAELSTRSYAVMVLVLPMNGLRKWREHELELVQVVADQVAVALSHAAILEDSMRAHDQLMEQNIALDVARQEAEMAIRARNDFLAVMNHEMRTPMHAVIALCSLLLETDLTPEQRVMIETILKSSNLLATLINDVLDLSRLEDGILELENGTFNLHGILREAVNLIKPIASLKKLSITLALALDLPILAVGDAKRLIQILLNVAGNAVKFTKEGHISIEASVAKPEYARDCHPPEMFPMPSDGQFYLRVQVRDTGCGISPQDIPLVFTKFAEARPTSNRSTGGEGLGLAICRRFIQLMKGNIWIESEGSGKGTTVTFVVKLGICNHPNALPLLPVPPRGRLNKGSDDLFRYRQFRGDDGGISVNAQRYQRSL